GTGAGCGCCGCCGCCCACGTCCAGGCCCCCGCCGCCGCCCCGGCCGCGAAGGCCGCCGCCCCGAAGACGTACTCCGTCGTCGCCGGCGACTACCTGTCCAAGATCGCCGCCGAGCACGACGTCGCCGGCGGCTGGCAGAAGCTCTACGCGGACAACCGCCAGGTCGTCGGCGAGAACCCCTCGCTCATCCTCCCGGGCATGAAGCTCACCCTCGGCGCCAAGAACCCCGCCAAGGCCGCCGCCCCGAAGGCCGCGGTCAAGGCCGCCCCGAAGGCCGAGCGCAAGGCCGCCCCGAAGGCCGCGGTCAAGGCGGCCCCGAAGGCCGAGGCGAAGGCCACCGAGCAGACCCGCGCCTCGCGCTCCACCGAGCGCGCCGCCGCCCCGGCCGCCGCCGCCCAGCCGGCCGCGTCCTCGGGCTGGGTCGCCCCCGTCTCCGGCGGCATCTCCACCCCGTACCGCGCCTCCGGCTCCATGTGGTCCTCCGGCTACCACACCGGCGCCGACTTCATCGCCTCCTCCGGCACCACCGTCCGCGCCGTCGGCGCCGGCACGGTCGTCTCCGCCGGCTGGAGCGGCGCGTACGGCAACGAGGTCGTCATCCAGCACGCCGACGGCAACTACTCGCAGTACGCCCAC
The Streptomyces roseofulvus genome window above contains:
- a CDS encoding LysM peptidoglycan-binding domain-containing M23 family metallopeptidase, giving the protein MPAKGKHRRQKSTLITRGLVAAGTGGAVVALPFIGATGAHAAEQAAPAAVSGTVVSAAAHVQAPAAAPAAKAAAPKTYSVVAGDYLSKIAAEHDVAGGWQKLYADNRQVVGENPSLILPGMKLTLGAKNPAKAAAPKAAVKAAPKAERKAAPKAAVKAAPKAEAKATEQTRASRSTERAAAPAAAAQPAASSGWVAPVSGGISTPYRASGSMWSSGYHTGADFIASSGTTVRAVGAGTVVSAGWSGAYGNEVVIQHADGNYSQYAHLSSLSVSAGQSVSGGQQIGLSGSTGNSTGPHLHFEIRTSPSYGSDIDPLAYLRQHGVSL